One genomic segment of Occultella kanbiaonis includes these proteins:
- a CDS encoding NADH-quinone oxidoreductase subunit M: MPTQFADLPWLTILIVAPTVVAALIWLVKPLRRAARPIGLATSAGVLIGVALMASAFDVSDAAGVQFTQTHDWIAPLGASYAVGVDGMGLTLVALAALLVPVVLIAGWNEVKLPSGIAAERADNALAYRQAGFVALILVLESLMIAVFAARDLFLFYVIFEAMLIPVYFLIGVYGGPNRRAAALKFLLYSLAGGLVMLAGVIAVYFQTDGGPGTYLLANLTDIAADNPTLQMWLFLSFFIAFAVKAPMFPVHTWLPDAAAQATPGTSTLLVGVLDKVGTFGMIVICLPLFPGAAAAAAPVIIVLAIISIVYGGLVAIGQNDLMRMIAFSSVSHFGFIVMGVFVGTQTALVGAMLYMVAHGVTIAALFLISGFLTQRGASQDMRTYSGMQRVTRVLAGTWLFAGLASLALPGLSGFVPEYLVLLGSFEAHWAYGVFAVIGVVLSALYILLAYQRVFTGPVPEAGAPVELAGAALDVPDRAGLKDLTGREKWAVVPLALAVLFLGLYPAPVLELLSGVADQFAAILGSAS; this comes from the coding sequence ATGCCTACTCAATTCGCGGACCTGCCCTGGCTGACCATCCTGATCGTGGCGCCGACCGTCGTTGCCGCTCTGATCTGGCTGGTCAAGCCGCTGCGCCGGGCCGCCCGCCCGATCGGGCTCGCCACCAGCGCCGGAGTCCTGATCGGCGTGGCCCTGATGGCGAGCGCGTTCGACGTCTCCGACGCCGCGGGAGTTCAGTTCACCCAGACCCACGACTGGATCGCACCGCTCGGCGCGAGCTACGCCGTCGGGGTCGACGGGATGGGGCTGACCCTGGTCGCCCTCGCCGCACTGCTGGTGCCCGTCGTGCTGATCGCCGGCTGGAACGAGGTGAAGTTGCCCAGCGGCATCGCCGCGGAGCGGGCCGACAACGCGCTCGCCTACCGGCAGGCGGGCTTCGTCGCACTGATCCTCGTGCTCGAGTCGCTGATGATCGCGGTCTTCGCCGCCCGGGACCTGTTCCTGTTCTATGTGATCTTCGAGGCCATGCTGATCCCGGTGTACTTCCTCATCGGGGTCTACGGCGGCCCGAACCGTCGCGCCGCGGCACTGAAGTTCCTGTTGTACTCCCTCGCGGGCGGGCTCGTGATGCTGGCCGGCGTCATCGCCGTCTACTTCCAGACCGACGGCGGCCCCGGCACCTACCTGCTCGCGAACCTCACCGACATCGCCGCGGACAACCCCACGCTGCAGATGTGGCTGTTCCTGTCCTTCTTCATCGCGTTCGCGGTGAAGGCCCCGATGTTCCCGGTGCACACCTGGCTGCCCGATGCGGCCGCCCAGGCCACACCTGGGACGTCCACCCTGCTCGTCGGGGTGCTGGACAAGGTCGGCACGTTCGGCATGATCGTGATCTGCCTGCCGCTGTTCCCCGGCGCGGCCGCCGCGGCCGCGCCGGTGATCATCGTGCTGGCGATCATCTCGATCGTCTACGGCGGGCTCGTCGCGATCGGCCAGAACGACCTGATGCGGATGATCGCGTTCTCCTCGGTGTCCCACTTCGGGTTCATCGTGATGGGCGTGTTCGTCGGAACGCAGACGGCGCTGGTCGGCGCGATGCTCTACATGGTCGCCCACGGGGTCACGATCGCCGCCCTGTTCCTGATCTCGGGGTTCCTCACCCAGCGCGGTGCCAGCCAGGACATGCGGACGTACTCGGGGATGCAGCGCGTCACCCGGGTGCTCGCGGGCACCTGGCTCTTCGCCGGGCTCGCCTCGCTCGCCCTGCCGGGCCTGAGCGGCTTCGTGCCGGAGTACCTCGTGCTCCTCGGCAGCTTCGAGGCGCACTGGGCGTACGGCGTGTTCGCCGTGATCGGCGTCGTGCTCTCCGCCCTGTACATCCTGCTCGCCTATCAGCGGGTGTTCACCGGCCCGGTGCCCGAGGCGGGAGCACCGGTCGAACTGGCCGGAGCGGCCCTCGACGTCCCGGACCGCGCAGGTCTGAAGGACCTGACCGGGCGGGAGAAGTGGGCCGTGGTCCCACTCGCCCTCGCCGTCCTCTTCCTCGGTCTCTACCCGGCCCCCGTGCTGGAACTCCTCTCCGGAGTCGCTGACCAGTTCGCCGCGATCCTTGGGAGCGCCTCATGA